CTGATGAGCTTGATCCGCAAGACCTACTCCATAGAACATCCCATGGGGGAGAATGGCGATTACAGTCTGATCGATACCATAGAAGACACCAGTACCATTGTCTCCTCAACGCATGCGGAGAACAAAGATACGATGAACCACATCGGCCGTTTTTTTGCCTCGTTGACTCCGACGGAGAAAAAAATTCTTATATTACGTTTTGGCTTAAACGACAAAGAGCCACAAACCCTCGAAACAATCGGACAGGAACTCGGTGTGACGCGTGAGCGGATTCGCCAGATCGAGGTCAAGAGCCTGGAAAAGTTACGGCGCATGGCTGTCGATATGGGATTGGAATCACCATCCGCCATTATTCGACGCAAGAAAAATTAACATCTTTCGTTCCATATAAATCGCCAGGAGTTGTGATCATGCAAGAGTTGAAAGATTCGATACGTGACATTGTCGATTTCCCTAAAAAAGGGATTATATTCAAAGATATCACCACCCTGCTTGCCGACCCTCGGGCCTTTCACCGCATGATCGACTTGATCGCGCATCGCTATATCGGTATGAATATTCAGCAGGTCGTCGGTGTCGAAGCCCGAGGTTTTATCCTTGGCGCGGCTCTCGCCTACAAACTCGGCACCGGTATCACTTTGGTTCGTAAACCGGGGAAGCTCCCCTTTACAACCGTTAGCAAGACTTATGACCTTGAATATGGCACCGACACGCTCGAAATCCATAAGGATGCCTTCAAACCCGGTGACCGCGTCCTCATCGCCGACGATCTTCTCGCCACCGGCGGCACGGTTGCCGCAGTTTATGACTTGGTCACCGGTCTCGGTGCCGAAGTCGTGGAGTGCGCTTTTATGGCCGAGCTCGAATTTCTCAACGGCCGTCAGCGTCTCCCCGCCGGGAAGACCTTTAGCCTCATGCAGTTTTGAATAATTTCTGTCAGTTAAGTCCTCGTAGCTCAGCAGGATAGAGCACTTCCCTCCTAAGGAAGGGGCCGGACGTTCGAATCGTCTCGGGGACACCAATTAAAGTGACGGGTTAGCTTGAATGAGCTGACCCGTTTTTTTACTGCTCTGTTCAGTGGATTGACTTGTTCATTGATTCTGTTATAACTGCTTGAACGAGTTACGAAAGAAGTCTAAACAAAAATCTGGACTGCCAGGAAGGGAATGTTTTTATGCAAAAGAAATTTTCTTTTTTCAGAATTTATGCCTGTGTCTTATTGCTGTCTTTTTCAGCGACGCTTATCCCCGTTGCAGCGTTAGCTGAAACCAGTCCGCTTTCAGCCCAGCGTACCAGTAGTGCAACAGTCGAGGAGGGTAAAGCCGACCTGTCCTATCTGCCGGAACTGGCATCCCAAAATGGCAGTGAGAAGCAAGAAGTCATTGTCATTGCGGCCCTGGACGCAACCGACCGCCAGGCAGTCGGTTCTGTTCAACAAAGAGAGAATAGCGACTGTTGCGGAGGTTTTTGGGAAATTCACTTTGGCGGATATCGTTGGGCTTGGTGGGCATTGGCCGGCGCCGGCCTGATTGCCATTCACTCGGATTGATTCAGTGTTGCGGCCGGATGAGTGTTTAGGACCCCCTCTGTTCGCAGACAACTGACGAAATTTTTCTCGTAGATCTTGCTGAACTGACCCCACAGCTGTCCCCTGCTGTGGGGTGTTTTTTTCTTTCTACCCAGATTTACTTTGAATCCCGGTCGCCTTTTTTTCTGACTAATGTTTATTATAACGCCAACGTACGTAGCAAAAGATGCTGCCCCGACCTTCATAGATTTTTTACTCGAAAATGGACCAACTGTTTTCTTGCTCATCACTCCCGGACTCGTTATAATACCAAGCTTTATTCATCTGAAAGGAATTTTATGTTTAGAGAAGAAAAGGAATCCCTCCATATTCTGCGCAGCAAGCTCGCCGAGCTGAGGAGGTTTCTTTGACATAGAGGGGAAAAAAGAGCGTGTTGCTGAGCTGGATGCCGAGATTGCTAAACCCGGGTTTTGGGATCGTGGTGATCAGGCGCAAGAACTGCTGCGCGAGCGGACCTCTTTACAAAAGATCGTTGAAGGGTGTGAGGGGGCCTGGTCCGAGACTGATGACCTTCTCCTGTTGTGTGAATTGGGCGAAGAAGGGGAAGACGAGGGGACGCGCGAGGAGATCCGCGCCATCATTCCGACTCTGGAAGCCACCGTCGCCAGAATGGAATTTGCCCGCATGCTTTCGGGTGAGCACGATGCCCGTTCTGCTATTGTCAGCATCAATGCCGGCGCCGGCGGTACCGAGGCCCAGGATTGGGCTGATATGCTCCTGCGCATGTTCCTCCGCTACTGTGAAAAGCGCGGCTACAAGACCGAGATGACCGATTTTCAACCGGGCGATGAAGCCGGCGTCAAGGGGGCGACCTTTACCGTCGAAGGCGAATACGCTTATGGTTGGCTACGCGCCGAGATGGGGATTCACCGTTTAGTGCGCATCTCTCCCTACGATTCCAGCGCCCGACGACACACTTCTTTTGCTTCGGTCTTTGTCTTTCCCGATCTCCCCGATGATGTCGAGATCGAGATCGACGAAAAAGATTTGAAGATTGACACTTATCGATCAAGCGGGGCCGGCGGACAGCATGTCAACAAGACGGAATCAGCGATTCGTATTACCCATCTGCCGTCCGGTGTGGTTGTAGCCTGTCAGGCGCAACGCTCACAACACAAAAACCGCGATATTGCCATGAAGCAACTCAAGGCGCGCCTCTTTGAACTGGAGGTTCGCAAGAAGGAAGAGGAAGCAGCCGCAATTGCCGGTGATAAGAAGGAGATCAGCTGGGGAAGCCAGATTCGTTCTTATGTGCTGCATCCTTACCGGATGGTCAAGGATCACCGGACTAATCTTGAAACCTCGAATACCGACGCTGTCCTTGATGGCGACATTGGACCATTTATTGAAGCGTATCTGCTCAGCAGATCGTCGTCGTAGTTATCGGAGATCTGTCTATGCGTTCATTATATTTTTTTCTTTCGCTTATTTGTGTACTGACTCTGACAGCTTGCGGATCAGAGGAGGAGTTAAGCGCGCCGGCCTTCAACAATGTCATGGTGAACGGTGCGGTGGTTTCGTCGACTCCATACATAAATTCGAGTGTTATCATTACCGGCAACATCGATGATTTTGCCGCGACTATTATTGCCAACAGCACAGCTAGCGGTGAGGACGCTGTTGCCGTCGACAGCAGTGACGGCAGCTGGAGCTTTGAATTTGCACCATTGGTGGCAGGGTTGAATATTGTCAGCTTTACTGCTAGCGACAAGCGCGGCAACCTCAACCAGATGCTTCTGACCATAGTGCATGACCCGACTCCGCCAAGCGTAATTGCTGTCACGCAGAGTGTTTCAGACTCGCAAAATCCGCAGCTTGTTGTCACCTTTGGTGAAGCTCTCCTGGAAAGCTCCTTGGTAACAGCGCCCTTTAGTGTTGTCAACGTCGACAATACTTCGGAGATCGGACCACTCACTGGGGCGTTAACAACACTAAATAGCGTCACTCTGACGCTGGTTGAAGCGCTGGTACCGGGTTCCTACCGGCTGAGCTGCCCCGGTGTCAGAGATATTGCCATTCCGGACGGCAATAGTGTTGCGGCTGATTATTTTTTTGACTTTACAATTGCTGAATAGAAAGATAGAGACGAAGACATGGAAGAGTTAAACGATCTCCTGCTGCAGCGGCGCGCCAAGTTGGCGGAATTTCGCGAACAAGGGATTAATCCCTTTGCCAACGATTTTACGGTCACCCATACCGCCGAGCAGTTTCTTGCTGCTCACCTTGACGACGATGCTGCAGCTCTGGAAGGATGCAGCATTCAGTATGCCGTGGCCGGCCGGATCATGGCGCGGCGGGACTTTGGCAAGGCCGCTTTTATTCAGCTGCAGGACCGCAGCGGCCGCACCCAGGTTTATGTCGGTCGTGACAATATCGGCGAAGAGGCTTTTGATCTCTTTAAGCGCATCGATATCGGCGATATCATCGGCGCCAGCGGCACCCCTTTTCGTACCAAGACCGGTGAACTTTCCCTGCGGGCGACAACCCTGCGTCTCCTCACCAAGTCACTGCTGCCGCTGCCGGAAAAGTGGCACGGTCTGACTGATGTCGAGACCCGTTATCGGCAGCGTTATCTTGATCTGATCGTTAATCCCGAGGTGCGCGAAGTCTTCAAAAAACGAAGCCGCATCGTTAGTGCTATCCGCGACTTCATGGTGCAGCACGATTTTCACGAAGTCGAAACGCCGATGATGCACCCGATTGCCGGCGGCGCCACGGCGCGCCCCTTTATCACCCATCATAACGCTCTCGATATGGAGCTCTTTCTGCGCATCGCACCGGAGCTTTACCTCAAGCGTCTGGTGGTCGGCGGTTTTGACCGGGTCTTCGAGATCAACCGCAATTTTCGTAACGAAGGGATCTCGATCCGGCATAATCCTGAATTCACCATGATGGAATTTTATCAGGCTTACGCTACCTACGAAGACCTGATGAATCTCACCGAAAAGCTCATCGGCCATGTCGCGCAATCGGTTCTCGGCACTCTTCAGATCAGCTATGGCGGTCGCGAGGTCGATCTGCGGGCCCCCTGGGCGCGTCTCACTGTCCGTGAAGCGATCGTCAAGTACGGCCATGTCGACCCCGCCCTGCTCGAAGATCATGCGGCGATGGTTGAAATCGGCAAGGGGCTCGGCCTCGACGTCGATCTTTCGACCGGTCACGGCAAACTCCTCACCGAGATTTTCGAAACCGTTGCCGAACCTCATCTGTGGAATCCGACTTTTATCACTGCTTATCCGACCGAAGTCTCGCCCCTGTCGCGTAAAAATGATGAAAATCCCGAGATTGTCGATCGTTTTGAACTCTTTGTTGTCGGCCGCGAACTCGCTAACGCCTTTTCCGAGCTCAACGATCCCATCGATCAGAAGGAGCGCTTTCTCAAGCAGATGGTGGAAAAGGATGCCGGCGACGACGAAGCGCATGCCATGGATGAAGACTATATTCGTGCCCTCGAATACGGATTGCCGCCGACCGCCGGGGAAGGGATCGGCATTGATCGCCTGGTCATGCTCCTTACCGACGCCCCGTCGATTCGCGACGTCATCCTCTTCCCGCACATGCGTCCCGAGTCGAAATAGATGAACTACGAATGGTTCGTCAGTCTGCGCTACCTGCGGGCCAAGCGCAAACAGACCTTTATCTCCGTTATCTCCTTCCTCTCCATCGCCGGAGTCATGCTCGGGGTGGCGGCATTGATCGTTGTTCTCGCTGTCATGACCGGTTTTCACGACGCGGTGCGGCAGCAGATTCTCGGCTCAATTCCGCATGTCCTCATCCAGCGCTACGGCGATGAACTCACGGAGGTGCCAAAGGTCATCGCTGAGGCCCAATCGGTCTCGACAAAAATCCTTTCGGCCCAACCTTTTGTCTCCAAGGAAGCGATGCTGGTGTCGCGGGGGAATGTGGCGGCAGTGACGGTCAAGGGGATCGAGGCCGGCAACAAGATCTTCAAACAGAAGATTCAGTCCGCTGTCGGTGGCGATGCCCGGACCATGGTCTTTGCGGATGAAAATATTTTGCCGGGG
This genomic window from Deltaproteobacteria bacterium HGW-Deltaproteobacteria-4 contains:
- a CDS encoding adenine phosphoribosyltransferase; translation: MQELKDSIRDIVDFPKKGIIFKDITTLLADPRAFHRMIDLIAHRYIGMNIQQVVGVEARGFILGAALAYKLGTGITLVRKPGKLPFTTVSKTYDLEYGTDTLEIHKDAFKPGDRVLIADDLLATGGTVAAVYDLVTGLGAEVVECAFMAELEFLNGRQRLPAGKTFSLMQF
- a CDS encoding peptide chain release factor 2 (programmed frameshift) — encoded protein: MFREEKESLHILRSKLAELGGFFDIEGKKERVAELDAEIAKPGFWDRGDQAQELLRERTSLQKIVEGCEGAWSETDDLLLLCELGEEGEDEGTREEIRAIIPTLEATVARMEFARMLSGEHDARSAIVSINAGAGGTEAQDWADMLLRMFLRYCEKRGYKTEMTDFQPGDEAGVKGATFTVEGEYAYGWLRAEMGIHRLVRISPYDSSARRHTSFASVFVFPDLPDDVEIEIDEKDLKIDTYRSSGAGGQHVNKTESAIRITHLPSGVVVACQAQRSQHKNRDIAMKQLKARLFELEVRKKEEEAAAIAGDKKEISWGSQIRSYVLHPYRMVKDHRTNLETSNTDAVLDGDIGPFIEAYLLSRSSS
- the lysS gene encoding lysine--tRNA ligase; this encodes MEELNDLLLQRRAKLAEFREQGINPFANDFTVTHTAEQFLAAHLDDDAAALEGCSIQYAVAGRIMARRDFGKAAFIQLQDRSGRTQVYVGRDNIGEEAFDLFKRIDIGDIIGASGTPFRTKTGELSLRATTLRLLTKSLLPLPEKWHGLTDVETRYRQRYLDLIVNPEVREVFKKRSRIVSAIRDFMVQHDFHEVETPMMHPIAGGATARPFITHHNALDMELFLRIAPELYLKRLVVGGFDRVFEINRNFRNEGISIRHNPEFTMMEFYQAYATYEDLMNLTEKLIGHVAQSVLGTLQISYGGREVDLRAPWARLTVREAIVKYGHVDPALLEDHAAMVEIGKGLGLDVDLSTGHGKLLTEIFETVAEPHLWNPTFITAYPTEVSPLSRKNDENPEIVDRFELFVVGRELANAFSELNDPIDQKERFLKQMVEKDAGDDEAHAMDEDYIRALEYGLPPTAGEGIGIDRLVMLLTDAPSIRDVILFPHMRPESK